Proteins encoded within one genomic window of Glycine max cultivar Williams 82 unplaced genomic scaffold, Glycine_max_v4.0 scaffold_32, whole genome shotgun sequence:
- the LOC100793753 gene encoding BTB/POZ and MATH domain-containing protein 4 → MSNFLKDDCLKINCTIAVLVSSIDSSQLNTIQVPESDIGEHFGMLLEDEESFDVTFSVGGERFHAHKLVLAARSTMFETQFFNAMKKDDQEIVVIDMEPKVFKALLHFVYRDTLLEDEELFMLDSSFFPSLSESFIAKLLAAGEKYGLPRLMLMCESILCKDISVDSVAYIFALADRYCATHLKSICQKFSAENFDAVMHSDGFEYLKKNWPLLQSELLKTGVGCEKEFS, encoded by the exons ATGTCAAATTTTCTCAAGGATGACTGCTTGAAGATAAATTGCACTATTGCGGTTTTAGTGTCGTCCATAGATTCTTCTCAGTTAAACACAATACAGGTTCCTGAATCTGATATTGGTGAACATTTTGGGATGTTGTTAGAGGATGAGGAATCATTTGATGTTACTTTCTCGGTTGGTGGAGAAAGGTTTCATGCTCATAAGCTTGTTTTGGCAGCTCGATCAACCATGTTTgaaactcaattttttaatgCGATGAAGAAGGATGATCAGGAGATAGTTGTTATTGACATGGAACCTAAGGTTTTCAAG GCTTTACTTCATTTTGTTTATAGAGACACTCTTTTGGAAGATGAAGAGCTCTTTATGTTGGATTCGTCATTCTTTCCTTCGTTGTCTGAATCATTTATAGCAAAGTTGTTAGCTGCTGGAGAAAAGTATGGTTTGCCAAGACTAATGTTAATGTGTGAATCTATACTTTGTAAAGACATATCTGTAGATTCTGTTGCCTATATTTTTGCTCTTGCTGATCGTTATTGTGCTACCCACTTGAAGTCCATCTGTCAAAAATTTTCTGCTGAAAACTTTGATG CCGTGATGCATTCTGATGGTTTTGAGTATCTTAAGAAAAATTGGCCATTACTGCAATCAGAACTGCTAAAGACTGGAGTAGGATGCGAGAAAGAATTTAGTTGA